In Xiphophorus couchianus chromosome 24, X_couchianus-1.0, whole genome shotgun sequence, a single genomic region encodes these proteins:
- the LOC114141223 gene encoding ADP-ribosylation factor-like protein 4C, protein MGTSLSSLAAFQSLHIVMLGLDSAGKTTVLYRLKFNEFVNTVPTIGFNTERIRLGGPGASRGISCHFWDVGGQEKLRPLWKPYSRCTDGIVYVVDSVDAERLEEARAELHRITRFQENQGTPLLVIANKQDLPRALDVGDIERQLALSELSPSTPYHVQPACAIIGEGLDEGMDKLYEMIVKRRKTLKQRKKK, encoded by the coding sequence ATGGGGACCAGTTTGTCCAGTCTGGCAGCCTTCCAGTCGCTGCACATCGTCATGCTGGGTCTGGACTCTGCCGGGAAGACCACCGTCCTCTACCGGCTCAAATTCAACGAGTTCGTCAACACGGTTCCCACCATCGGCTTCAACACGGAGCGGATCCGGCTGGGCGGCCCGGGCGCCTCCCGGGGCATCAGCTGCCACTTCTGGGACGTCGGGGGCCAGGAGAAGCTGCGGCCCCTGTGGAAGCCCTACAGCCGCTGCACGGACGGCATCGTGTACGTGGTGGACTCCGTGGACGCGGAGCGGCTGGAGGAGGCCCGCGCCGAGCTGCACCGGATCACCCGCTTCCAGGAGAACCAGGGGACCCCGCTGCTGGTCATCGCCAACAAGCAGGACCTGCCGCGGGCCCTGGACGTGGGGGACATCGAGAGGCAGCTGGCCCTGTCCGAGCTGAGCCCGTCCACGCCGTACCACGTCCAGCCGGCCTGCGCCATCATCGGAGAGGGGCTGGACGAGGGCATGGACAAGCTGTATGAGATGAtagtgaagaggaggaagactctgaagcagaggaagaagaagtaA